In Ancalomicrobiaceae bacterium S20, the following proteins share a genomic window:
- a CDS encoding cytochrome c, with protein sequence MTRGFAIALTCLATLVGFTTTTGAETLIDARQRLMRDMQEAQKTLRSAADGSATLDADRVKAEVRRIVEAAETLQNLFPEGTLDDPKSKALPAILAGKADFDARLQDTQRTALMVLFAQPQGQKALAYAVSDMNATCDGCHTRYKQPGQ encoded by the coding sequence ATGACGCGAGGTTTCGCGATCGCCTTGACCTGTCTCGCCACACTGGTCGGCTTCACGACCACGACCGGTGCCGAAACGCTCATCGACGCGCGGCAGCGCCTGATGCGCGACATGCAGGAGGCGCAGAAGACGCTGCGATCGGCCGCCGACGGCTCGGCGACACTCGATGCCGACCGGGTCAAGGCCGAGGTCCGGCGCATCGTCGAAGCGGCCGAGACGCTGCAGAACCTGTTTCCCGAGGGCACGCTCGACGATCCGAAGTCCAAGGCACTGCCGGCGATCCTGGCCGGCAAGGCCGACTTCGACGCGCGGCTCCAGGATACGCAGCGCACGGCGCTGATGGTGCTGTTCGCCCAGCCGCAAGGCCAGAAGGCGCTCGCCTACGCCGTCTCCGACATGAACGCCACCTGCGACGGCTGCCACACGCGCTACAAGCAACCGGGCCAGTGA
- a CDS encoding SRPBCC family protein — translation MIARRHFLSLMTASAAVALVRPARAHGPTPQKVSQTITIAASPDAVWKFAGDFGLMSVWHPMVQSSRVSNGNTPGSERELELEKGVLIESLDEYDAKQMLIAWRLSKENVEVMPVSFYSSSMTVKPSGSGSEVEWDARLYRGDTGNFPPDELNDEAAVAAMTAFYKAGLEGLKAKVEKKG, via the coding sequence ATGATCGCCCGCCGCCATTTCCTCTCGCTGATGACCGCCTCCGCCGCCGTCGCGCTCGTCCGCCCGGCCCGCGCGCACGGACCGACGCCGCAGAAGGTCTCGCAGACGATCACCATCGCCGCGTCGCCCGATGCGGTGTGGAAGTTCGCCGGCGACTTCGGGCTGATGTCGGTCTGGCACCCGATGGTGCAGTCGAGCCGGGTCTCGAACGGCAACACGCCGGGCTCCGAACGGGAGCTCGAACTCGAGAAGGGCGTGCTGATCGAGAGCCTCGACGAATACGACGCCAAGCAGATGCTGATCGCCTGGCGTCTGTCGAAGGAGAACGTCGAGGTGATGCCGGTGTCATTCTACTCGAGCTCGATGACCGTGAAGCCGTCCGGCTCCGGCTCCGAGGTCGAGTGGGACGCGCGGCTCTATCGCGGCGACACCGGCAATTTCCCGCCCGACGAACTCAACGACGAGGCGGCCGTCGCGGCGATGACGGCCTTCTACAAGGCCGGGCTCGAAGGGCTCAAGGCCAAGGTGGAGAAGAAGGGATGA
- a CDS encoding response regulator transcription factor: MTNVLVVDDHPIVLQGCRRVLEDLGACSIREANTLPSAYRTFRKIKPDLIIIDLGMNGRPLGGIDLIRRLRFEDRDFGILVFSMHNDPTIVRRALDAGANGYVMKDSPPSELREAIEKVRRRQSFLNHTLALEVALLGVRNHPDPLDDLTPRELQVLSLLAEGHQYGSIAETLDVSYKTVANTCSQIKAKLAVTTLPQLIRKAVTLMGTEASETGGARGGRPRSRAS, from the coding sequence ATGACGAATGTTCTCGTGGTCGACGACCATCCGATCGTGCTGCAGGGCTGCCGGCGCGTGCTCGAGGATCTCGGCGCCTGTTCGATCCGCGAGGCGAACACGCTGCCCTCGGCCTATCGCACGTTCCGCAAGATCAAGCCGGACCTGATCATCATCGATCTCGGCATGAACGGCCGGCCGCTCGGCGGCATCGACCTGATCCGCCGGCTGCGGTTCGAGGACCGCGACTTCGGCATTCTGGTCTTCAGCATGCACAACGATCCGACCATCGTGCGCCGGGCGCTCGACGCCGGCGCCAATGGCTACGTGATGAAGGACTCGCCCCCATCCGAACTGCGCGAGGCGATCGAGAAGGTGCGCCGGCGGCAGTCGTTCCTGAACCACACGCTGGCGCTCGAAGTCGCGCTGCTCGGCGTGCGCAACCACCCGGATCCGCTCGACGACCTGACGCCGCGCGAATTGCAGGTGCTGTCGCTCCTGGCGGAGGGCCACCAGTACGGCTCGATCGCCGAGACGCTGGACGTCAGCTACAAGACCGTCGCCAACACCTGTTCGCAGATCAAGGCCAAGCTCGCGGTGACCACGTTGCCGCAGCTGATCCGCAAGGCGGTCACCCTGATGGGCACCGAGGCCAGCGAGACCGGGGGCGCGCGCGGCGGCCGACCCCGATCGAGGGCCTCGTGA
- a CDS encoding cellulose biosynthesis cyclic di-GMP-binding regulatory protein BcsB, translated as MRLLVAGRTRADFERAFATLDRLAETVAGRGQPAAIPAAARAGGLRVEPERRYRLKDFGLRSTVFDGRLYRVAFDMQLPADFYPADTDKVRIGLEGGYAAGLSPDARIAVLVNGLTVSVLPMPDPRGQIFADRPLLLPLGAFRPGLNRIEITAAVPAPADKTCDTVADRGRDRFLSLAETSITIPPLPRIGQVPELAGLSGISATGTGATIHVPHPDLDTLSAAATLVARLTVTAGRPASWPLRFGNPDEEAGASILIGAAPDIGPGIAAPYGALVGETLARWASQPPAPAPNVSGGTMRPTPLDRRIAALASGGRAGTDPMTTGSILSRAIGTAGSDDPERSSESLRERWRATATRSGLIDGWIASAARLLGGIGASDGQRAADVRPPATATLIVAQTAAPDRSAGWTLVTAPTAAGLFDAIADATAPDAWLQWHGAALVVDGADASLTAVPAARPTLIASGPWSAGNARLVLAAWLSRNPLAYALAGLVAAIAAGLGIAGALARSGQRA; from the coding sequence TTGCGCCTGCTCGTCGCCGGGCGGACGCGCGCGGACTTCGAACGCGCCTTCGCCACGCTCGACCGGCTCGCCGAGACGGTCGCCGGGCGCGGGCAGCCGGCCGCGATCCCGGCCGCGGCGCGCGCCGGCGGCCTCAGGGTCGAACCGGAGCGCCGCTATCGGCTGAAGGACTTCGGCCTTCGCTCGACGGTCTTCGACGGTCGGCTCTACCGGGTGGCGTTCGACATGCAGCTGCCGGCCGACTTCTACCCGGCCGACACCGACAAGGTGCGGATCGGCCTCGAAGGCGGTTACGCGGCGGGCCTCTCGCCCGACGCCCGGATCGCCGTGCTGGTCAACGGCCTCACCGTCTCGGTGCTGCCGATGCCGGATCCACGCGGCCAGATCTTTGCCGATCGTCCGCTGCTCCTGCCACTCGGCGCGTTCCGGCCGGGGCTCAACCGCATCGAGATCACGGCCGCCGTGCCGGCGCCCGCCGACAAGACCTGCGACACGGTCGCCGATCGCGGCCGGGATCGGTTCCTGAGCCTCGCGGAAACCAGCATCACCATTCCGCCGTTGCCCCGGATCGGCCAGGTGCCCGAACTCGCCGGGCTGTCCGGCATTTCGGCGACCGGCACCGGCGCGACGATCCATGTCCCGCATCCGGACCTCGATACGCTCTCGGCGGCGGCGACGCTGGTCGCCCGCCTGACGGTCACGGCCGGCCGACCGGCGAGCTGGCCGCTCCGGTTCGGCAACCCGGACGAGGAGGCCGGAGCTTCGATCCTGATCGGGGCGGCGCCGGACATCGGCCCCGGCATCGCGGCACCCTATGGCGCCCTCGTCGGCGAGACGCTCGCCCGGTGGGCGAGCCAGCCGCCAGCGCCGGCGCCGAACGTCTCGGGCGGCACCATGCGACCGACGCCGCTCGATCGCCGCATCGCCGCGCTCGCCTCGGGCGGACGGGCCGGCACGGACCCGATGACGACCGGCAGCATCCTTTCGCGCGCGATCGGCACGGCCGGCAGCGACGATCCCGAACGCTCCTCCGAAAGCCTGCGCGAGCGCTGGCGCGCCACGGCGACCCGCTCCGGCCTCATCGATGGCTGGATCGCCTCGGCCGCGCGCCTGCTCGGCGGCATCGGCGCCAGCGACGGTCAGCGCGCCGCCGACGTCCGACCGCCCGCGACCGCGACCCTGATCGTGGCGCAGACCGCCGCGCCGGATCGGTCCGCCGGCTGGACGCTGGTGACGGCACCGACCGCCGCCGGACTGTTCGATGCCATCGCCGACGCGACGGCGCCGGACGCCTGGCTGCAATGGCACGGCGCGGCCCTCGTCGTCGACGGCGCGGACGCATCGCTGACCGCGGTGCCGGCCGCGCGCCCGACCCTGATCGCCTCCGGGCCGTGGAGTGCCGGTAACGCCCGGCTCGTGCTGGCGGCCTGGCTCTCCCGCAATCCGCTCGCCTACGCACTGGCCGGGCTCGTCGCCGCGATCGCGGCCGGGCTGGGCATCGCCGGCGCGCTCGCCCGCTCCGGACAAAGGGCCTGA
- a CDS encoding YncE family protein — MTRLLHRRQMLAGLGAGFGAGLAGALLPRGTAHAAARPGAGLVAVTLQDRGVIALVDPVAATVVGEIAVDRKPVGAVPSPDGARLYVSHPELGSITVIDMAVRAISGRIVTGGTPFGLEIAPDGRTLFATDWTRNAVLRFDIAAHLGAAADASVGTGRGLALVGKAPAWLKLDPATGLLFVAAREADRVDVVDAHGFSKIAEIPTGRAPFAVTLDRAARRVLVGNVQSADVTTIDADRLVATGSFAVGAMPYSLAVAPADGLVLVVSQTPGVLQFFERGKPGLAARRTARLGRYPEGMAIVADRAIVANWFDDTVSIIALGDGREIARLKVSGGPRIVTAM, encoded by the coding sequence ATGACCAGGCTCCTCCACCGCCGCCAAATGCTCGCCGGCCTAGGTGCCGGCTTCGGTGCCGGCCTCGCGGGCGCGCTCCTGCCGCGCGGCACGGCCCATGCCGCCGCGCGCCCCGGCGCGGGGCTCGTCGCCGTGACGCTGCAGGACCGTGGCGTGATCGCCCTCGTCGATCCGGTCGCGGCGACGGTGGTCGGCGAGATTGCGGTCGATCGCAAGCCGGTCGGCGCCGTGCCGTCGCCGGATGGCGCAAGGCTCTATGTCAGCCATCCGGAACTCGGATCGATCACGGTGATCGACATGGCCGTGCGCGCGATCTCCGGGCGGATCGTGACCGGCGGCACGCCGTTCGGTCTCGAGATCGCGCCGGACGGCCGCACGTTGTTCGCGACCGACTGGACGCGCAACGCCGTGCTGCGTTTCGACATCGCCGCGCATCTCGGCGCCGCGGCGGACGCGAGCGTCGGCACCGGGCGCGGCCTCGCCCTGGTCGGCAAGGCGCCGGCCTGGCTGAAGCTCGACCCGGCGACCGGCCTCTTGTTCGTCGCCGCGCGCGAGGCCGATCGCGTCGACGTCGTCGATGCCCACGGCTTCTCGAAGATCGCCGAGATCCCGACCGGGCGGGCACCCTTCGCGGTCACGCTCGACCGCGCCGCGCGCCGCGTGCTGGTCGGCAACGTGCAGAGCGCGGACGTGACCACGATCGACGCCGACCGGCTGGTCGCGACCGGATCCTTTGCCGTCGGCGCCATGCCCTATTCGCTCGCGGTCGCGCCTGCGGACGGCCTCGTGCTCGTCGTCAGCCAGACGCCGGGCGTGCTGCAGTTCTTCGAGCGCGGCAAGCCCGGCCTCGCCGCCCGCCGGACCGCGCGGCTCGGCCGCTATCCCGAGGGGATGGCGATCGTCGCCGACCGGGCGATCGTCGCGAACTGGTTCGACGACACGGTTTCCATCATCGCGCTCGGCGACGGCCGCGAGATCGCCCGGCTCAAGGTCTCCGGCGGACCGCGAATTGTCACAGCAATGTAA
- a CDS encoding response regulator transcription factor, with protein MGPEIIVVEDDPDMCSVIERGLGQGLGRVQGFQTAAEALAASAKGEPKAFLIDVVLPDLDGFTLCRRLRERGFGGAIIFVSGRSGAQDRSRGIDAGADDYVVKPFTLGELEDRVRDQLGRKDRAQAAPGTMSGRSGIVLDVALQIARWQDRTVVLTARETLLLAALLRFGPDRFVTREELYAEVWGEETGGALNAVDVYLGYLRTKLARLVPGGQTLIQTLRGRGFRLRDAVAGSRLSKSAH; from the coding sequence ATGGGACCCGAGATCATCGTCGTCGAGGACGATCCCGACATGTGCTCGGTGATCGAACGCGGCCTCGGCCAGGGTCTCGGGCGGGTCCAGGGCTTCCAGACCGCGGCCGAGGCGCTCGCCGCGAGCGCCAAGGGTGAGCCGAAGGCGTTCCTGATCGACGTCGTGCTGCCGGACCTCGACGGCTTCACCCTGTGCCGGCGCCTGCGCGAGCGCGGGTTCGGCGGAGCGATCATCTTCGTCAGCGGCCGTAGCGGTGCGCAGGATCGCTCGCGTGGCATCGACGCCGGCGCCGACGACTACGTGGTGAAACCCTTCACGCTCGGCGAACTCGAAGACCGCGTCCGCGATCAGCTCGGGCGGAAGGACCGCGCGCAGGCGGCGCCGGGCACCATGTCGGGCCGGTCCGGGATCGTGCTCGACGTCGCCCTCCAGATCGCGCGCTGGCAGGACCGAACCGTCGTACTGACCGCGCGCGAAACCCTGCTGCTCGCGGCGCTGCTGCGCTTCGGGCCGGATCGGTTCGTTACGCGCGAAGAACTCTATGCCGAGGTGTGGGGCGAGGAGACCGGCGGCGCGCTCAACGCGGTCGACGTCTATCTCGGCTACCTGCGTACCAAGCTCGCCCGGCTCGTTCCCGGCGGGCAGACGCTGATCCAGACCCTGCGCGGCCGTGGTTTTCGCCTGCGCGACGCCGTCGCCGGATCCAGATTGTCGAAATCGGCGCACTGA
- a CDS encoding sensor histidine kinase, producing MTPALAAPARAQDTEAAPDWFYDLIAPEREERQIALNAAAQKIAVITVASRAQDEVDEVWSDFVSLMSLGWGGSAAAILVLWLVLGRVLRPLTHLTGALRRLEEADYAARLTPVGTTEIDAVIQRFNSLAGALAAARGENERLARRLVSIQDDERRHLAMELHDEVGPCLFGIKANADSLANLADEVPAPHGDRIRQRADQIVTVIDDLQAVNRSILKRLRPIALGHVALEDLLNDLVGTTRRIAPEVEIRLAVEATRRRFGDDVDLTVYRCVQEGLANALRHGAPSRIEIRIAPTREGIVLDIADDGSGRDPAASYGLGLTGMDERVRALGGTLAVATGPAGGTRLTVRIPVSPPSEAETAVLRRSAAE from the coding sequence GTGACGCCCGCGCTCGCCGCGCCGGCGCGAGCGCAGGATACCGAAGCCGCACCCGACTGGTTCTACGATTTGATCGCGCCTGAACGGGAGGAGCGCCAGATCGCGCTCAATGCCGCCGCCCAGAAGATCGCCGTGATCACGGTGGCGAGCCGGGCGCAGGACGAGGTCGACGAGGTCTGGTCGGACTTCGTGTCGCTGATGTCACTCGGCTGGGGCGGCTCGGCCGCCGCGATCCTGGTGCTCTGGCTCGTGCTCGGCCGGGTGTTGCGGCCGCTGACCCACCTGACGGGCGCGCTGCGCAGGCTCGAGGAGGCCGACTATGCCGCGCGGCTGACGCCGGTCGGGACGACCGAGATCGATGCCGTGATCCAGCGCTTCAACAGTCTCGCCGGCGCGCTCGCCGCCGCGCGCGGGGAGAACGAGCGGCTCGCCCGGCGGCTGGTGTCGATCCAGGACGACGAGCGTCGGCATCTGGCCATGGAACTGCACGACGAGGTCGGGCCGTGCCTGTTCGGCATCAAGGCCAATGCCGATTCGCTCGCCAACCTCGCCGACGAGGTGCCGGCACCGCATGGCGACCGGATCCGACAGCGGGCCGACCAGATCGTCACCGTGATCGACGACCTCCAGGCGGTGAACCGCTCGATCCTGAAGCGGCTGCGGCCGATCGCGCTCGGCCATGTCGCGCTCGAGGATCTGCTCAACGATCTCGTCGGCACAACCCGCCGCATAGCGCCGGAGGTCGAGATCCGGCTGGCCGTGGAGGCCACGCGGCGGCGCTTCGGCGACGACGTCGACCTCACGGTCTACCGCTGCGTCCAGGAGGGGCTCGCCAACGCGCTGCGCCACGGGGCGCCGAGCCGGATCGAGATCCGGATCGCGCCGACGCGCGAGGGCATCGTGCTCGACATCGCCGACGACGGCAGCGGCCGCGATCCGGCCGCCTCCTACGGTCTCGGACTGACCGGCATGGACGAGCGCGTACGCGCGCTCGGGGGCACGCTCGCGGTCGCGACCGGGCCGGCGGGCGGCACGCGCCTCACGGTCCGCATTCCGGTCTCCCCGCCCTCCGAAGCCGAGACGGCGGTGCTGCGGCGGAGTGCGGCGGAATGA
- the bcsA gene encoding UDP-forming cellulose synthase catalytic subunit has translation MYQILIILSIIASMAAVIAIPVGTNSQVALAAAACLSMIALFNFRTSKTLRVLFVSVGMLVVLRYLYWRTTSTLPPAGDWANFVPGVLLYGAEVFCILMMFLSLFVVIDPLERRSPRLPADDRLPSVDVLVPSYNESADLLATTLAAAKAMDYPADRLTVYLLDDGGTDEKCASADPIAAAAARQRRAELEGICAELGVVYHARAVNRHAKAGNLNAGLARSTGALVAVFDADHAPAREFLRLTVGHFLEDPRLFLVQTPHFFLNPDPIEKNLATFASMPSENEMFYDVVQRGLDKWNAAFFCGSAALLSRAALQEAGGFSGLTITEDCETALELHARGWTSRYVDTPLIAGLQPETLDSFIGQRSRWCRGMIQILLMKNPLLKRGLGLAQRLCYLSTAMFWLFPLPRLAFMVAPLCYLFFGVKIFVGNGEEFLAYTASYLAVSLMLQSYLYGRVRWPWISELYEYIQSVYLAGAIASVIVNPKKPTFNVTAKGVTLEEDHISVVARPYALMFALLLAGLAATVWRYDAEPATSDLTLFVGAWNLFNLVIAGTALGVVIEKRERRRNPRLAIARDGVILVEDREIPARIEDASIGGVRLRPVTTDLPRLTFGMTARLRVAGAPHTPETLMRVRRIDTDRQGTILGLEYAVADTAHFRVVAELMFGEASPFARFRALRRTGKGVLAGSLHFLWLAVREAWRVTRFLAVARLGFGEAGERPTKAHGAAQAPARPQPPYPPDAGGVFVTGEAPAAPRH, from the coding sequence ATGTATCAGATACTGATCATCCTGAGTATTATTGCGTCGATGGCCGCAGTTATTGCGATCCCCGTCGGAACGAATTCTCAAGTCGCGCTTGCCGCGGCTGCCTGTCTCAGCATGATCGCCCTGTTCAATTTCAGGACATCGAAGACGCTCCGGGTTTTGTTCGTGTCGGTCGGCATGCTCGTCGTGCTGCGCTACCTCTACTGGCGCACGACCTCGACCCTGCCGCCCGCCGGCGACTGGGCCAATTTCGTGCCCGGCGTGCTGCTCTATGGTGCCGAAGTCTTCTGCATCCTGATGATGTTTCTCTCGCTGTTCGTCGTCATCGATCCGCTCGAGCGGCGGTCGCCGCGCCTGCCGGCGGACGATCGGTTGCCCAGTGTCGACGTGCTGGTGCCGAGCTACAACGAGAGCGCCGATCTGCTCGCCACGACGCTCGCGGCGGCGAAGGCGATGGACTACCCGGCCGATCGGCTGACCGTATACCTGCTCGACGACGGCGGCACGGACGAAAAATGCGCCAGCGCCGATCCGATCGCGGCGGCGGCGGCCCGGCAGCGCCGCGCCGAGCTCGAGGGCATCTGCGCCGAACTCGGCGTCGTCTACCACGCCCGCGCGGTCAACCGGCACGCCAAGGCCGGCAACCTCAACGCCGGCCTCGCCCGCTCGACCGGCGCGCTCGTGGCCGTGTTCGACGCCGACCATGCGCCGGCGCGCGAGTTCCTGCGGCTGACCGTCGGCCACTTCCTCGAAGATCCGCGGCTGTTTCTGGTCCAGACCCCGCACTTCTTCCTCAATCCGGACCCGATCGAGAAGAACCTCGCCACATTCGCAAGCATGCCGTCCGAGAACGAGATGTTCTACGACGTGGTGCAGCGCGGCCTCGACAAATGGAACGCCGCGTTCTTCTGCGGCTCGGCGGCGCTGCTCAGCCGAGCCGCCTTGCAGGAAGCCGGTGGCTTCTCGGGCCTCACCATCACCGAGGACTGCGAGACGGCGCTCGAACTGCATGCGCGCGGCTGGACGAGCCGCTACGTCGACACGCCGCTGATCGCCGGCCTCCAGCCCGAAACGCTCGACAGCTTCATCGGCCAGCGGTCGCGCTGGTGCCGCGGCATGATCCAGATCCTCCTGATGAAGAACCCGCTCCTGAAGCGCGGCCTCGGGCTCGCGCAGCGGCTCTGCTACCTGTCGACCGCGATGTTCTGGCTGTTCCCGCTGCCGCGGCTCGCCTTCATGGTGGCGCCCCTCTGCTACCTGTTCTTCGGCGTGAAGATTTTTGTCGGCAACGGTGAAGAATTTCTCGCCTACACTGCCAGCTATCTGGCGGTGTCGCTGATGCTGCAGAGCTATCTCTACGGCAGAGTGCGCTGGCCCTGGATCTCGGAGCTTTACGAATACATCCAGTCGGTCTATCTCGCCGGCGCGATCGCGAGCGTCATCGTCAACCCGAAGAAGCCGACATTCAACGTCACCGCCAAGGGCGTGACGCTGGAAGAAGACCACATCTCGGTCGTCGCCCGCCCCTATGCACTGATGTTCGCGCTGCTCCTCGCCGGCCTCGCCGCGACGGTCTGGCGCTACGACGCCGAGCCCGCGACCAGCGACCTGACGCTGTTCGTCGGCGCCTGGAACCTGTTCAACCTCGTGATCGCCGGCACGGCGCTCGGCGTGGTCATCGAAAAGCGCGAACGGCGGCGCAATCCGCGGCTCGCCATTGCCCGCGACGGCGTGATCCTCGTCGAGGATCGAGAGATCCCGGCCCGGATCGAGGACGCCTCGATCGGCGGCGTGCGTCTGCGGCCCGTGACCACGGATCTGCCGCGGCTGACGTTCGGCATGACCGCGCGGCTCCGCGTCGCCGGGGCGCCGCACACTCCGGAGACGCTGATGCGCGTGCGCCGGATCGACACCGACCGGCAGGGCACGATCCTCGGGCTCGAATACGCGGTCGCCGACACCGCGCATTTCCGGGTCGTGGCCGAACTGATGTTCGGCGAGGCCTCGCCTTTCGCCCGGTTCCGGGCCCTGCGCCGGACCGGCAAGGGTGTGCTGGCCGGCAGCCTGCACTTCCTCTGGCTCGCGGTGCGCGAGGCCTGGCGCGTCACGCGCTTCCTGGCCGTCGCCCGCCTCGGCTTCGGAGAGGCAGGTGAGCGTCCGACCAAGGCGCACGGCGCTGCGCAGGCCCCGGCCCGGCCGCAGCCCCCCTATCCCCCGGATGCGGGCGGCGTCTTCGTCACGGGCGAGGCACCGGCGGCGCCAAGACACTGA